The Tessaracoccus flavus genome includes the window GCTTCGCACGTCCAACTGCACTCCGTCGAGTGCCACCACACCAGGGAACGTCTTGCGGATGTCTCGCATCCGCAGAATCACTTCCTGCATCCTCGTTCCTCCCTACCGAAGAAAGGTGGCCGGGCGCTCACCGCACCCGGCCACCGCTCGGTTGTTACTTGAAGTCTGCCATGTTCTCGGGCGTCACGAGCTGGTACGGCACGTCGATGACGGCCGGGGTCTCGTCGCCGTTGTACATGTTGATGATGGCGTCGACGCCGCCTGCGCCCTGGCCGGCCGCGTCCTGGAACACGGTGACCTCGAGCTCGCCGGCCTCCATCGCGGCGAGCGCGTCGGCCGTGGCGTCCACGCCACCGACGAGGACGTCATCGAGCATGTCGGCGTTCTTCAGGGCCTGGATTGCGCCCAGTGCCATCTCGTCGTTGTTGGCACAGATGATGTCGATCTCGTCGCCGGACTGGATCCAGTTCTCGGTGATCTGGAGGCCCTTCTCGCGGTACCAGTTGCCGGCCTGCTCGCGCACGACCTCCATATCTGGGTACTCCGCGACGACGTCCTTACAGCCCTGCGTGCGGAGACGTGCGGCTTCGTTGGCGGGGTCACCCTGGAGGATGCCCACCTTGCCCTTGCCGCCTGCCAGTTCGGCGAGGGCCTCCATCTCAAGGATTCCGGAGACCAGCGAGTCGGAGCCGACGTAGGGGACGCCGGCGGGAAGGTCCGCGGGGCGACGGTTGACGTAGGCCAGCGGGATGTCCGCGTCCATGGCCTTCTCGGTCATCGGGCCAGCGGCGTCGGTGTCAACGGGGATCACGATGATGCCCTGGACGCCCTGGGAGATGAAGTTCTCCACCTGTCCGAGCTGGGTGTCGGCCTTCTCCTGGGCGGACACGATGGTGACCTCGACCCCAGCCTCTTCGGCGCGGGCCTCGATACCGTCGGCCACGTTCTGCAGGAACTGGTCGAGGATCGGGAAGGTCACGCCGATCTTGATCGACTCGCCGTCTGCCGGCTTGACGACGTCGGCCGGGGCGAAGGTGACGGTGCCGCCTCCGGACGCAGCCGGCGCGGTGGCGTCGCTCGAACCCTCGGCGGCCGGGGTCGTGGTGGGTGTGGTGCTGGCGGTCGTGCCGCAGGCGCTGAGCGCCATCGCGGCGGCAGCGATAACGCTGGCGAGTTTGATTGCTTGCTTCATTGCAAATCTCTCTTCCGTGGTGGAAGCGGATGTCGGGCGACTCCGCGGGGGCGAGGGAGTGTCACGGGGGCGACACGCCTATCTTGGTGGTGGGGTCAGTTTATGTCAAGACAATTTGGAAAATCTTTGCCGTTTCGTTATCTGAACTCGGCCTCGAGGCGTTCGCGCATCCGGATGTGGATTGCGTCCGCTTCTTCCTCCCAGCCGAAGACGCAGACGCTCAGGGCTCCGTCGTAGTTGATCTCCCGGAGGTAGTCGAAGACCTCGCCCCACGGGACCTCGCCGTTGCCGATCTCGTTGTGCTGATGGATGCGCGCGTCCACCCCTGGGGGATTGATGATGTACCGGTTCCCGACGTTGGCGAGATGGTTGAACCCGTCGGCGATATGAAGGTGCTTCAGACGCTCGCCCGCGTACTCCATCATGGACCGGGCGTCGTAGGAGCCACTGGACAGGTGGAACATGTGCGGCAGACAGAACTGGTAGTTGAACCAGGGCTTGTTCACTCCCCGGACCACCTGCACGGCGCGGTCATTTGTCTCGACAAAATCGTAGGGGTGTGCCTCCACGGCGCACTCCAACCCCCGGGACTCGAACTCGGGGATGAGTTCCTCGATCGACTTGTAGAACTGGTTTTCGCTCCGCACCGGCTGGTTCGGATCACCGGAGTACTCGGTCGCGATCAGCGGGATCTCCAGCTCCTGCGCGATCTCAAGCGTCCGCCTGAAGTTGCGCACCTGGTGCTGACGCTCCTCCTCGT containing:
- a CDS encoding sugar ABC transporter substrate-binding protein gives rise to the protein MKQAIKLASVIAAAAMALSACGTTASTTPTTTPAAEGSSDATAPAASGGGTVTFAPADVVKPADGESIKIGVTFPILDQFLQNVADGIEARAEEAGVEVTIVSAQEKADTQLGQVENFISQGVQGIIVIPVDTDAAGPMTEKAMDADIPLAYVNRRPADLPAGVPYVGSDSLVSGILEMEALAELAGGKGKVGILQGDPANEAARLRTQGCKDVVAEYPDMEVVREQAGNWYREKGLQITENWIQSGDEIDIICANNDEMALGAIQALKNADMLDDVLVGGVDATADALAAMEAGELEVTVFQDAAGQGAGGVDAIINMYNGDETPAVIDVPYQLVTPENMADFK
- a CDS encoding sugar phosphate isomerase/epimerase family protein; protein product: MVKILLDPSMYHPHLTVAEECQKAADLGYEYIELSPRADFHEWHHYPKVDDAEIAKVKKAMASTGVKIWSLNPVYNWASPDEEERQHQVRNFRRTLEIAQELEIPLIATEYSGDPNQPVRSENQFYKSIEELIPEFESRGLECAVEAHPYDFVETNDRAVQVVRGVNKPWFNYQFCLPHMFHLSSGSYDARSMMEYAGERLKHLHIADGFNHLANVGNRYIINPPGVDARIHQHNEIGNGEVPWGEVFDYLREINYDGALSVCVFGWEEEADAIHIRMRERLEAEFR